In one window of Mobula hypostoma chromosome 1, sMobHyp1.1, whole genome shotgun sequence DNA:
- the LOC134337521 gene encoding putative transmembrane protein INAFM2 — MRDKDFKPGGDKGKPATFTGDKAKMAAKSDKKWVRLATVLAYVLSVSLAAIILAVYYSLIWKPVKLPAKADSSPTTDTTPHDNRAQEPALHFTVPGSPTRSWDGGSWSPPGGGQTGAPTPPGNSPQTTEQAQLTGPRLNGTVPTSQ; from the coding sequence ATGAGGGACAAGGATTTCAAACCCGGCGGGGATAAAGGCAAGCCGGCCACCTTCACCGGCGACAAGGCGAAGATGGCGGCGAAAAGCGACAAGAAATGGGTGAGGCTGGCCACGGTGCTGGCTTACGTGCTCTCCGTCTCGCTGGCCGCCATCATTCTGGCCGTCTATTACAGCCTCATCTGGAAGCCGGTGAAACTGCCGGCCAAGGCCGACAGCAGCCCCACGACCGACACCACACCCCACGACAACCGGGCGCAGGAGCCTGCGCTGCACTTCACCGTGCCCGGCAGCCCGACCCGGAGCTGGGACGGGGGCAGCTGGAGCCCCCCGGGGGGCGGCCAGACTGGGGCACCGACGCCGCCGGGGAACAGCCCGCAGACCACCGAGCAGGCCCAGCTCACGGGGCCGAGACTGAACGGCACGGTGCCGACGAGCCAGTGA